A stretch of DNA from Gemmatimonadaceae bacterium:
GTCCACCGTGCGCCGCACCTCGCCGTGGTCGCGGAACGCCTCGATCGTGGCCGGCGGCATGGTATTCACCGTGTCGGGCCCGATCAGGTCCTCCACGTACATGACGTCGCGATACGCCGGGTTCTTGGTGCTCGTGCTGGCCCACAGCGGCCGCTGGAGCCGGCCGCCCTTGGCCGCCAGCGCGCGCCAGCGATCGGCCTTGAACCGCTCGGCGAACAGCGCATAGGCGAGCTTGGCGTTGGCCACCGCCGCCTTGCCCTGCAGCGCCTTGAGCTGCGCGGCCGGCTTGCCGGGATTCGACTTGACCAGCGCTTCCAATTGGGAGTCGACTTCCGTATCCACGCGACTCACGAAGAAGCTGGCCACCGACGTGATGCCGTCGATGGGCTTGCCGGCCGCCACGCGGTCCTCGAGGCCCGCCATATACGCGTCGATCACGCGATCGTGCGCGGTGATCGCGAACAGGAGCGTGATGTTGACGTTGATGCCGTCGCCGATGAGTTGGCGTACGGCCGCCGCGCCCTCGACGGTGCCCGGCACCTTGATCATCACGTTGGGCCGGCCGACCGTCTTCCACAGGCGGCGTGCCTCGGCGATCGTGCCGGCGGCGTCGTGCGCCCGGCTGGGCGAGACCTCGATGGAAACGTTGCCGTCGCCGCCCTTCGTGCCGGCGTAGACCCCGCCGAACGCGTCGCAGGCGTCGCGGACGTCGGTCGTGGCCAGCAATTCGAAGAGTTGCTGCGCGGTCAGATCACCCGCCGCCTCGCGGATCTGTGCGTCATACGTGTCGCCCTCGGCGAGGGCCTTCTCGAAGATCGTCGGATTCGACGTCATCCCGGTGAGCGCGTCGCCCGGGATGCGGCGCGCGAGATCGCCATTATGCAGCATGGCGCGCTCGATGAAATCGAGCCAGATGGATTGGCCCGCGTCGTGCAATTGCTGGAGTCTGTTCGCGGTCATGGCTTGCTCGTGCTGGAGGTCGGGCGGCATTGGGCACGCCCACGCTGTTCAACATACCTCGCGCGGCGCGGGGCCGTCACCGTGGCCCCACCGCCGCGCGGCCATGTTGCGCGAGCGAGTCCCGCCGAATGGCGTGCGGTGTCAGCGGTTGCCGACGTACTCCACACGCCAGACGCGGCCGTGCTGGTCGTCGGCAATGTACAGCGCACCATCGGGCCCCTCGGCCAGGCCCGTGGGGCGCCCGCCCAGTGCGGTGAACTTTCCGCCGGCAAAGAATCCGCCGGCGAACGTCTCGTACGCGCCATCCGGGCGATTGCCGCGCAGCGGCTGGAACACCACCCGGTATCCCGCCTGCGGCTCGGGCGCGCGGTTCCACGATCCGTGGAACGCGATGAAGACGCCGTGGTGGTAGCGAGCCGGGAAGTTGCCCTCGCGGTAGAAGAGCAGGCCATTCGGAGCCCAGTGCGCGGGGAAGGTGGCCACCGGCCCGAGCACGGTGGCGCAGCGGCCCTGGCGGTCGTCATGGCCGCCATACTCGGGCGCGAGCAGCATCTCGTGCTTGGGTACGTCGAAGTAGCAGTACGGCCACCCGTAGTCGCCGCCCTCCTTCACGTGAATCAGCTCCTCGGCCGGCGACTCGGCGCTCACTTGGTCCGTGTACTCCGGCCACAGGTTGAGTTGATCGCGGCCATGCTGCATGACCCACAGCGTGTTGTCTGCCGGGTCGATGTCCATCCCCACCGAATTGCGAATGCCAATGGCATAGTGTTCCCCCATCGGCTGGGTCTGATCCAGCTTCCGGGCGTCGAACTTCCAGATGCCGCCCCGGGTCTCGCGCTCCACGCACGGATCGATGCCGGGCACCGCCTTCTGCCGGTCGCGCAGCTGGCAGGCGTTGGTGGCCGTCCCGACGTTCACGTACATCACCCCGTTCTTGTCGATCACGAACGTCTTGAGCGGATGGTTGCCGCCGGCCGGGAGGTCCTTCACGACCGTGTCCGGCGGGCCCGACGGTTGCATCTGCCCGGTGGGCATGCGGTAGCGGAGCACACCCGTCCCGTCTTCGACGTAGAGATAACCTTCGAACAGACGGACCTCGCTGGAACCGAACTCGCCCCACGCCGAGCGCTCGTCGGCTACGCCGTCGTGATTCGTGTCGCGCAGCGCGGTGACACCGCGTGGGAACCCCCGCCCGCCCCTCCCCGCCACGAATACGTCCCCATTGGCGGCGACCACCATGTGGCGCGCGCCGGCCACATTGTCGGCGAAGAGCGTAGCGCAGAAGCCCTTTGGAAGTTGGAGACCGGCGCTGTTCGGCGCACAGTGTTGTGCCGCGGCGGCGAGCGGCGCCAGGGCGGCGAGGAGGGCGAGGGTGAAGGTCTTCATGCGATGGGAGCTCCGGTCGAGCGTGAAATTCCAGGCGCGCTTCAACAAAATGTAGGACCGTAGGACAGTTGGACAGTGGGACGGGAGCCTGCACTCCGGAGTCCACCGTCCTACTCTCCTACCGTCCTACCTCCAGTATTCAAACCGCAAGGCGCCGGCCGGTGTCCCAGGATCAACCATCCCCCACACCCTGTTCCCGGAGAGCGGCATGAAACGCACACCCGTCCTGGCGGCGATCGTCCTGGGCGCCGCCCTGGCAAGTCCCGCGCACGCGCAGCAGGACCGCGCCACCCAATGGCTCAACGACTGCCGCGCGCACAGCTGGAGCAACCGCGCGCGATACTGCGACGTGCGCAATTTCACCGTCGACACCCCCGCCGGCGCGATTCGCGTGGACGCCGGCCCGAACGGCGGCGTGAGCGTGTTCGGCTGGGACAAGGCGTCCATGCTCGTCGTGGCCAAGATCCAGGCCAATGGCGACGACGACGCCGACGCCAAGGATATCGGCGGCCGGATCAGGATCGACGTGAATGCGTCGCACGTGCAGGCCGACGGCCCGTCCGCCGGCCGGCACCAGGGATGGTCGGTGAGCTACGACCTCTACGTGCCGCGCACGTCGGGCCTCGACGTGAGCACGCGAAACGGGGGCGTGGCGGTGGACGGCATCCATGCGCCGCTCACGCTCACGACCGAGAACGGCGGGATCCATCTGACGAACGTGGGCGGCGACGTGCACGCCGAGACGACCAATGGCGGCGTGAGCGCGATGCTGGACGGGACCACGTGGCTGGGGGCGGGACTCGATCTCCGCACGACCAACGGCAGCGTGACCCTGGAGATTCCGCGCGACTACAATGCGCGGCTCGAAACCGGCACGACCAACGGGGCGGTCAACATCGGCTTCCCGATCACCGTGCAGGGATCGTTCGGCCGGCGCATCACGACGACGCTGGGCACGGGCGGCCCGTTGATTCGGGCGACGACGGTGAATGGGGGAGTGACGATCAGGAGCAGGTGACGCAGACATCGGGAACCCTGCCCCACCTCACGAGCCGGTCGTGAGCCGTTGCTGATGGCTCACGGCCGGTCGTGGTCAGAGCGCCGCCGTCAGATCGCCGTTCACTTCCCCAGCACCCGATCCGCCTCCTTGATCCGCTGATCGAGTTCCTTCCGCAACACCCCATACCGCTCGATCGCATCGCGCCCGATCTTCTGATCCGCCATATTCGTCATGCTGTAGAGATATGTGATGTGCGTCTGCAAGGCGGGCTTGCTGTAACGGATCGCTGGCGTGATCAACTCGGCGGCCAGGGCGTTCACCCTGGCCAGCGTATCGGCCGCGGCGCCGGTGGCGCCACCCAGCCGCCGCTGGGCGGCCTCCACACGCGCCACGAGGTGATTCACATCGCTCACCAGCGCGCGGACCCGGACGTTGTGCTGGAACTGTTCGCGCAGATCGGCCGTGGTCACCCCGTCCCTGGTCACGCGCGGATCCTCGATCACCGTGAACGGCTGGGTGGCCGTATACGCGCCCACCGTGAGCCGCACCGCGTACCGGCCCGGCACCGCCATGGGCCCGTTGCCACCGTCAGGACGCGACGCGCTCTCCCAGGGGCCCGGGTAGCGCAGATCCCACGTGAAGCGGTGCATGCCCGGCGTCTTGTCGAGCGTCGCCGGGGCTCCCCCGCGCCTGCCGAATCCGCCGCGGCCGCCGCGGCCCGCGGGTCCGCCGGCCGGCGCCGCGCTCGTGAAGGTCCTGATCACGTCGCCCTTCGCGTCGAGAACGTCGAGCGAGATATCGGCGCCGGGCTCGGCGCCGACGTAGTAGTCGATCTGCGCACCCATGGCCGGATACTCCGGACCGGGGGTGCGGCCGAAGCCGCCGAAGCCGCCCCGCGCGCCGTGGCGCACCGCGCGCTCCGGCTTGAAGAGGTACGCCCGCGACGATGCCACCTTGTCGGTGAGCTGGTGCAGCGGCGAGAGGTTGTCGAGCACCCAGAACGAACGCCCCTGCGTGGAAATGACGAGCGAGTTGTGCGCCACCTTGATGTCGGTGATCGGCGTGATCGGCAGATTCATCTGGAACGACTGCCAGTGCCCGCCGTTGTCGAACGACACGTACATTCCGAACTCGGTGCCCGCGTACAGCAGCCCGGGCCGGTCGGGGTCCTCGCGCACGACGCGCGTGGGCGAGTCGCCGGGAATGCCGTTCTTCCCGTCGGTGAGCCGCGTCCACGACTTGCCGAAGTCATCGGTGCGGTAGAGGTACGGCGCGAAGTCGCCCAGCAGGTAGCGATAGATGGCCACGTAGGCCGTGCCCGCGTGGTGCGCGCTCGGATCGATGTTCTGCACGCGCCCGCCGGGCGCGAGCCCCTTGGGCGTCACGTTGGTCCAGGTCTTGCCATCGTCGCGCGTCACGGAGACGACGCCGTCGTTGGAGCCGGTCCAGATCACCCCGCGCTGCACCGGCGACTCGCGGATGGCGTACAGCGTGCTGTACACCTCCTCGCCCGTGGCGTCGCGCGTGATCGGAATACCGCTCGCCTCCTGCGGCTCGCCTTTGGGGTCCCACGTGAGGTCGGGACTGATGCGCTGCCAGGTCACGCCCTCGTCGCGCGAGCGGTGGAGGTACTGCGACCCGTAGTACACGGTGTTCTGATCGAACGGCGACACCTCCATCGGCGCCACCCGCTGGAACCGGTAGATGAGGTCGGCGCCTCCGTTGCCGTACAGCGACTGCGCGCCCACCCAGTACTGCTCCTCGTTGTTGGTGGTGAGGTTGAGCCGGCTGAACTGCCCTTTGCACCCGCCGTACACCGTGTCGGGCGCGGCGATGTTGGGCATGATCGGACCGGTCTCGCACCCCGGACCGCTGCGCCAATCCTGCCCGTCGCCGAGCGGCAGGCTCGGCACTATTAGTGTGTTGTCATCCTGCTGCGCCCCATACACGCGATACGGATACTGGCTGTCCACGGCCACCTGGTAGATCTCGGCCGTGGGCTGATTGAGCTGGGTGCTCCAGGTGCGGCCGCCGTCGGTGGACACGTTGGCGCCGCCGTCGTTGGACTGGATCATGTAATCCGAGTTGGTCGGATTGATCCACAGGTCGTGGTTGTCGCCGTGCGGCGTGCGCTCGGTGCGGAACGTCCTGCCACCGTCGGTGCTCCTGAACCAGTTCTCATCGCCGACGTAGACGATGTCGGGATTGGCGGGATCCACGCCCAACGTGTTGTAGTAGAACGGGCGCGTCAACAGTTCCGGATCCCCGTTCACCAGCGTCCAGGTGGTGCCGGCGTCGTTCGATCGATAGAGCCCACCCCCCGGCTTGGCCTCGATGAGCGCGTAGATGCGATCGGGCGCCGCGTTGGAGATCGCGACGTTACTGCGGCCGAACAGCTGGTTGGGCAGCCCGCCCCCCAGCTTCACCCACGTGTCGCCGCCGTCGGTGCTCTTGTAGATGCCGCCCTCGCGCGCGCCGCTGACGATCGTCCACGGCTTTCGCTGCCCGTGCCACATGCTCGCGAACACCACGTCGGGATGGCCCGGCTGCAATTCGAGATCGGCCGCGCCCGTGCTGTCGGACACGTAGAGAATCTTCTTCCAACTGCGTCCACCATCGGTGGTGCGATACACGCCGCGGTCCACGCTCGGCACGAACGGATTGCCGCCGGCCGCCACGTACACGATGTCGGGATTGGTGGGGTTGATGCGAATCGTCGCGATCTGCCCCACCTCCTTGAGCCCCACGAATTCCCACGTGCGACCGGCGTCCGTGGACTTGTACACGCCCCGGCCGATCGACACGTTGCTGCGGATCTTCGACGACCCCGTGCCCGCATACACGATGTCCGGATTCGAGAGCGACACATCGAGCGCGCCCATCGACGCCACGGCGAAATAGCCGTCGGACACGTTCTGCCAACTCGCCCCCGCATCGGTGGTCTTCC
This window harbors:
- a CDS encoding PQQ-dependent sugar dehydrogenase, which codes for MKTFTLALLAALAPLAAAAQHCAPNSAGLQLPKGFCATLFADNVAGARHMVVAANGDVFVAGRGGRGFPRGVTALRDTNHDGVADERSAWGEFGSSEVRLFEGYLYVEDGTGVLRYRMPTGQMQPSGPPDTVVKDLPAGGNHPLKTFVIDKNGVMYVNVGTATNACQLRDRQKAVPGIDPCVERETRGGIWKFDARKLDQTQPMGEHYAIGIRNSVGMDIDPADNTLWVMQHGRDQLNLWPEYTDQVSAESPAEELIHVKEGGDYGWPYCYFDVPKHEMLLAPEYGGHDDRQGRCATVLGPVATFPAHWAPNGLLFYREGNFPARYHHGVFIAFHGSWNRAPEPQAGYRVVFQPLRGNRPDGAYETFAGGFFAGGKFTALGGRPTGLAEGPDGALYIADDQHGRVWRVEYVGNR
- a CDS encoding DUF4097 family beta strand repeat-containing protein, with the translated sequence MKRTPVLAAIVLGAALASPAHAQQDRATQWLNDCRAHSWSNRARYCDVRNFTVDTPAGAIRVDAGPNGGVSVFGWDKASMLVVAKIQANGDDDADAKDIGGRIRIDVNASHVQADGPSAGRHQGWSVSYDLYVPRTSGLDVSTRNGGVAVDGIHAPLTLTTENGGIHLTNVGGDVHAETTNGGVSAMLDGTTWLGAGLDLRTTNGSVTLEIPRDYNARLETGTTNGAVNIGFPITVQGSFGRRITTTLGTGGPLIRATTVNGGVTIRSR
- the tal gene encoding transaldolase — protein: MTANRLQQLHDAGQSIWLDFIERAMLHNGDLARRIPGDALTGMTSNPTIFEKALAEGDTYDAQIREAAGDLTAQQLFELLATTDVRDACDAFGGVYAGTKGGDGNVSIEVSPSRAHDAAGTIAEARRLWKTVGRPNVMIKVPGTVEGAAAVRQLIGDGINVNITLLFAITAHDRVIDAYMAGLEDRVAAGKPIDGITSVASFFVSRVDTEVDSQLEALVKSNPGKPAAQLKALQGKAAVANAKLAYALFAERFKADRWRALAAKGGRLQRPLWASTSTKNPAYRDVMYVEDLIGPDTVNTMPPATIEAFRDHGEVRRTVDDDLDRARQELAAVEEAGVSMRQVTDKLLADGLDSFQKSYDTLIAGLARKSQQLGRSLAAR